aTATATATGACACATTACCCTCTGTCAAGATTCTCTTAGATGATCTTTCAgccaaaataaaattacttttatttcaCGTAAATCACAAGGGCGCCATGTCAACACTGTTTACTTTCTAGGGTCCACATAGGAGGGTTTTTAATGGTTCTTATTGATAGAATTTTGATggagggtaaatgtgttacgtAAACAcaagtttgagaaattttttactgtaaaaaaaaaaaagtttaaggtaaatgtgtcacaatggGTAATGTTTTAGTGGTTTTGccctaaaaaaattagttcagTGAACTTATTAAGTGGTAAGGCATATTGTCCCTATACTTTCGAGCCCCATGTGTGAGCTATCAAATATGTGGGCCTCACTTGAGATCCATCAAATCCAActacttagatttttttttttttttttgaacagcaACTACTTAGATCACTCCGTCCGTTGTGCACTGAGTCTAGGCAAGTTTCTGATGAACATCCCATGTGTACACATGTACACCATTCATTGCTTGTCTGAATAATGTCATGCAACCACGCTTCGCACTCTAATGAAAACTAAAATGAGACTGGATATACATGTACATCAGCTCTACACAAGTCCTATTGGTCAAATGCAACTCCCAGGTACAATATTCTAGGATAACATCGAACCTAGAGCACCCTTGGTGAGTATCATATCAATATCCCTAGGCaacaaaaacaggaaaaaagggaaaagattcGCCGGTTCGCAACAACACATACGTATTCAGTGAAGGTATCAAAAGACAATAAAGCATGTCGGATCTGCCCATGCAAGAGGAACTCTTCACAATAGATTTCACCCCCCTTAATAGCACAATATTTGAACGTCACATACGGCAAAACCATCTATCAGTTGGAACCGTATGTAGCCGATACACCTGAAAGCAGTATGTACACAAGCTACAGAAGAAGCTAcagaaaaggaaaggcaaaagaaagagaaggaaaagctAAGCTGATGAGCATCAAGAACACATGTCCAGAATCATGTGTAGTTACCTATCATCTGTCTGCCTTGACGTTGTGGCTGGCTGCTTGGCCATCGACTTTCCCCGGCTTCGTCAAGTTGATCATTGGCGAGTGCCCCACGAACAAGGTCACGTGACCCATCAACTTGTCTTTCCTAGAGAAGGTAGTGCCACACGAGCATTGCCACTTCAGATCCCCGCAGTGCTTCTCATGAGTCCTCAGATCGGACAACACGGAGAACTGCTTCCTGTTGCACCTCTTGCACACGTACATCTTCGGGCAGTGGCTCCGCTTGTAGTGATTCTTGACGCAGATCATCGACTTGAGCGGCTGGAACTTGGCATGCTTCTGGTTCCACCGGCAGCCCTCTTGCGGGCACGAGTACTTCCTCGGCGTTTTCATCGGACACTCCTTCTCATCTGCACCAATCGAATTGTTGCTCCCACTGCTGTTCTTTAAGGGATTGCTAAGAGCAGAGCTGGTCTTGTACTCGTCTCCGTGAGCCCTCATGTGCATCCTCAGGTTCGCATCCCGCTTGAACCCTTTGCCGCAGATTTGGCAGTAGTGAGTGTACTTGGCCAAAAGCTCCGAGGCATCGAGCTCAATGATGTCGAAATTGCTACTACCGCTCTTCAGAGAAGTCCCTTGCGTTGAGCCTTCGTTATGACCGCGTTGACCACCGCATGGTTGGGGCAGTGCTTGATCCCTCCCATTTTGACCAGGCCTAGAACTATTGTTTCTATTGCTATTGCCACTATTATTATTTCCCATAGCAGGCGAGCTGACATAGCTATTATCAGCGAACCAGTCAAAGGTTTGATCAGAAGCATAAATACCGGTGGGCTGAGAGTGGTGATGAGACAATAGCCCTCCGTGGCCGACGGGTTTGATTCggtgttgctgctgctgctgctgttgctccTGCTGCCGTGGAATTAGTTCTTGACGGGAGGTTGGGTTGTCTGCTGAAGAAGCGGAGGCGTTGCTCATCTGTTGGCAAGTATACATCATGGAGGAGGCGGCGACAATGAGTTCTTGGATCGAAGTGACCATGCTTGCAATGGCCATCGAGGTTGTCACTGTCGATTGGCCGGCAATTTGGGGTGGAGACACGAGGACGGAGATGAGGGACTGGACTTGGTGGACCTTATCTTTGAGGAGCGAGAGGTTGTAAAGAAGAGTGTTGGAGTGCGTATCTGCAGGAGAGGTTGATGAAGCTGCGTTGTTGTCCATGGAGGAGCTAGTCACGACGCCGATGTCTTCGTGACCGGTCACGCCGTACATCTGAAGCCCTTGCGATGCGCTTGGGAAGCAAGAACTCGCACCCGGTGGAAGAGgcatcatctctctctttcccctctcCTTCGCTCAATCTATGTGAGAAGCGAGAATTGGAACGTTTTGGATCTTCTCTTCTTGACAAAGAAGGATTGCTGTTGAATGAgagtgaatatatatatatataaaaggggAAGCATCCTGAGATCCTAATCCTATTCTTTGATGTACAAACAAAATGTGTATAATAGtcgagggagggagagagctgCAAGTCAACTTTGAGAGGGGTTTGCAACGTCCCCAGATAGAGCCCGCCTCAAATGTTACCAATCTTGCATTGGgacaagctctctctctctctcttcttttttaatactTTGTTTTTCGTGGTATACTAAACAACATGATTATAGATTTtcgagagggagggagagagagggagagaaagagagaggttgGCATGTgttaaacaacaacaaacatcCAATGGCTTTCCGTAACTCTGCCTttcttaatatatattttttcttacacgttgcaattttttattgaagATCTGTTtaagacctctctctctctctccttatcTCTCTCTTGTTTAATGCTGGGAAGAGGGGTCACTTTCTGGCGTCAACCTTTGCCGTGATTTGAATATTTCAACTAGGCATGCGCCAATAAGAATGACGATCTTTGCACCCTTTCCCATGTAATTTATAACTCTCGATCAATAACCGTAGGACCCTAGCTATCTATGCGGCTATCCAGGAGAAAATAATAATCACCGAGGCCGAAAGGATTGAGCAAATAACTTCGTCATGAGCCGACGATAATTTGGCCGGTGAAAAGCCTGTGCCGAGAGCACCGGACAATTTTTCGTCAATAAATTGTTCTTAACGGTAATATGGTATGGTGAATCATATTCTCACACCGGAGTTACCACACTCAATTTAGTTTAGTTATTAACTCTTTCGAGTGTGACGTACAATCACTTGGGTTTAGCAATTAGTTTTGGCCTACTATAACCTCATTAGGAGAGCGGCCTTAGCATTCGATTAATTATTTGTGCATAGGAAGCCAATTCCACTTTTAGAGATTCTCTAAGATGATATTTATCCCACTCTAGGATTCCTAGCACAAGCATTCTAACGTCACTCCCACAAATCAATTGTGAATTCCCTTCTGCTTTGCTCACTTTTCCCCTAATGCCACAAAACTCCGTTCTTTAGCTCACAAGCAATCGGACCTTGATGATGAATCACAGTGATGCGCATGCGATGGAAAGTTTTTAGATGTCACAGTAGAGCCCATCAATCATAAGAGATGACTCACACACTAATTTCTTCAAtgtatttgttttttctctctacAAAGGTGGAGAGATTATCAAAAGGAAACACAAGTCTAAGTTTATAAACATACTTAGGTGGAGTCACATTCACTAAAAAACTTAAGCCATCATTGCCAATTCTCTATTATGAGACAatttctaacacaactcataCATGTATCTCAAAAATCTTTTATTCATGTGTGAACTTAATGTTAGAtctatcttttcttaatttagaTATTTGTCTCAACTTTTATATCTACTTTGTTGTCTTGTGAGGACTGCAAGAACAATGCCCAAACCACAAGAACAACGTCCTCCTTTAtcccccattttctttttcttgagacTCACCATGAAGGCTACCCATTAGGATTGGGTTGCTACATTACAACACCCACCTCAACCCTGTCTCTTTCGCCATACCACACCAAAAGGGTTGCTTCGAAATAGCATTGGTCATAAGATTCCTTAATCTCCAAAAACTAGTACACATGGGGAGATTGCAAAGAGAGTCCAAATACAAGCTTGTGACCAATTAGGATATATCAATTGCCGTCCTCCTTTTTGAGACTTATTTTAACACAATTCATATATGCAtctcaacaaaaagaaaagaaaaaagtcattGGCTAGCACCACAGTCCCCAAAAGCCCTTAGGAGATCGACACACGTCACTTAAAAAGGTATATCCCGACATGCTAATGAGAACTTGTGTGAGTTG
The nucleotide sequence above comes from Eucalyptus grandis isolate ANBG69807.140 chromosome 2, ASM1654582v1, whole genome shotgun sequence. Encoded proteins:
- the LOC104434046 gene encoding protein SENSITIVE TO PROTON RHIZOTOXICITY 2; translation: MMPLPPGASSCFPSASQGLQMYGVTGHEDIGVVTSSSMDNNAASSTSPADTHSNTLLYNLSLLKDKVHQVQSLISVLVSPPQIAGQSTVTTSMAIASMVTSIQELIVAASSMMYTCQQMSNASASSADNPTSRQELIPRQQEQQQQQQQHRIKPVGHGGLLSHHHSQPTGIYASDQTFDWFADNSYVSSPAMGNNNSGNSNRNNSSRPGQNGRDQALPQPCGGQRGHNEGSTQGTSLKSGSSNFDIIELDASELLAKYTHYCQICGKGFKRDANLRMHMRAHGDEYKTSSALSNPLKNSSGSNNSIGADEKECPMKTPRKYSCPQEGCRWNQKHAKFQPLKSMICVKNHYKRSHCPKMYVCKRCNRKQFSVLSDLRTHEKHCGDLKWQCSCGTTFSRKDKLMGHVTLFVGHSPMINLTKPGKVDGQAASHNVKADR